The window TAACGGGTGCCTTTTTAGTTTGATCACAACTTTCACTCCTTATTTCAATGACATAGAGATTCCTTGAAGGAAGTACTTTCTGAACACCAGGAATATTACTACCATTGGCATAGTTTGAAGTACAGAACCTGCAAGGACCGGACCCAGATAGCTTCCGTACTGCATATTGAAGCTTGCAAGAAGTACTGAAAGCGGCATCTTTGTGTAGTCGCTCACAACAATCAGAGGCCACATGAAATTATCCCATATTCCGATGAAAGTGAAGAGACCTACGATCGATACAGTTGAACTTGCAAGTGGAACTAAAACCCTGGTGATTATCCATAGATCATTTGCTCCATCCATTCTGGCCGCTTCTAGGTACTCGTTAGGTACTGCTCTGAAGGACTGTGTGAACATGAATATTCCCCAGGCAGATACGAGTGAAGGAAGTATGAGAGCTGTTCTGGTGTCAATGAGACCGAGATTCCTTATAAGGACATATAAAGGAACAATGAAGAGAAATCCCGGGAATATCATTTGAAAGATTATGAAATTGAATACTGCATTTCTTCCTTTGAAACTCAGCCTGGATAGTCCGAAACCGACTAGAGCCGAGGTTACTAGTACTCCCAACGTGACGGTTACCGATATGAAAATAGAATTGCCAAGAGCCTGAATGAAGGGCCTTTCCATTTTGTCGGCAGCTTCCAGTATGAACTTGTAATTCTCGAAAGTGAACTGACTTGGAAGAAATCCGCCGTAAATCTCGTTGGTCGGTTTGAACGATGATAATAGCATCCAAACGTATGGATAGATCCATACAATTGAGGTGGCAAAGAGAACAATGTAGAGGATAATCGTAGAAAGTTTTTTCATACAATTTCCACCTCCCGCTCAACAAGCTTCCTAGTCAGTATGACGCATCCGTAGCTTAGTAAGGCCACAACTATAGCCAGTGATGAGGCATAGCCGGGATTTATCTTCTGGAATGCGGTGGTGTATATCAGCATCTGAAACGTGTATGTAGTCCTCATTGGACCACCTCCAGTGATTAGGAAGGGTTCAGTGAATATCCCGAAAGTAAGGGTAAGAGAAAGAACTAATACCATAACTAAAGAGGGATTAATGAGAGGCAGAGTGATTCTGAAGAACTTGGTTGTTTTCCCTGCGCCATCCAGTTCTGCCGCTTCATAGAGACTTTCGGGGATTGCCTGAAGCCCGGAAAAGAGGATAAGGCCGTAATAACCGATAAACTTCCAAGTCACCATCGCAGCTATAGATAGAGTGGCCAGTTGAGGACTGCTAAACCAGGGAATGGTGATTCCAAATAAGGCTCTTGTGAGCTCATTAAGAGGACCGTTTATTGCGAACAATTTCTGAAAGATTATAGAATAGGCAACTCCGGAGGAGACATTTGCTACGAGAAATGCGAGTATGAAAAATGTTCGGAATAGCTTGACTCTCTTCAAGCCAAGAGCAAAAAGCAAGGAGAGACCGAGAACCATCGGAATGAAATACAGCATGAAGTTGAAGGTGTTCAGTACGACCCTCCAGAAGAGCTCATCTTGGAACAACCTTACGAAATTCTCAAACCAGACGAATTTTCTGGGGGTGAAGTAGTTCCATTTTGAAAGGGCAAGAATTACCAGCCAGACAAACGGATATCCCCAAAAAATTGCCGTATATATGAGATATCCGCCTGACAGAGACCAGCCTTTTATTGCGTCGATGGTTTTCAATCTCTTCCTCACAGTAAATCACCTCTTCTCCTAGAAGAGTTCTCTACGTATTCTCGTTGCCGCATCACCTAGTGCATCGAACGGACTGGATTTTCCATACATTATTTGCTCTATTAGGAATGTTGTGAGAATATCCTGAACTTCAACTGTCTTCGTAGTAAGCGCTGGGGGGACCGCATAGGCAACGTGGCTAGCGTAGGCAGCAAACTTTGGATTATCCTCCATGTATTGCTGAAATATCGGGTTAGTAAGCAGATCCTCCCTTGCTGGTGGAAGATTAGTGACCTCCATCCACTTTCTGTCTTTCTCGATGTCTGAATAGACCCATTTGATAAAGCTCCATGCTTCTTCCTTGTGCTTTGTTGTGGCAAACATGACTAATCCTTTAGTATCAGCGAAAGTAAATATCGGGTTGTCTTCGGGGTAATCATCTGGAACTGGGGGAGGAGTTATTGTTATGTGATCAAAGACATCGGGGAAGAGATTCCTGGCTTGATTTATCTCCCACGGTCCAAATATACCTCCAAGAACGACTCCAAAGTAAAATGGATTGCTACCTAGATCAACCGCCGTCCAGTTATTTCTGAACATAGTGTCGATGAACGTAACGACTTCTTTTCCAGTGTCGTTGTTGAATAGAGCTCTTGCCTTTTCAACATCGAGATAAGGAGAACCTTCGCTAGCAGAATAGTAGTAAGTTATGAAGTCGTACCACCTGTCGTACCAGTTTCTGCCCATAACTACAAGCGTTCCATACTTTTCATAGGGCAAGGAGTACTTCTCACTAATCTCATAGATTTCCGAGTAGGTCCT is drawn from Mesotoga sp. BH458_6_3_2_1 and contains these coding sequences:
- a CDS encoding carbohydrate ABC transporter permease — protein: MRKRLKTIDAIKGWSLSGGYLIYTAIFWGYPFVWLVILALSKWNYFTPRKFVWFENFVRLFQDELFWRVVLNTFNFMLYFIPMVLGLSLLFALGLKRVKLFRTFFILAFLVANVSSGVAYSIIFQKLFAINGPLNELTRALFGITIPWFSSPQLATLSIAAMVTWKFIGYYGLILFSGLQAIPESLYEAAELDGAGKTTKFFRITLPLINPSLVMVLVLSLTLTFGIFTEPFLITGGGPMRTTYTFQMLIYTTAFQKINPGYASSLAIVVALLSYGCVILTRKLVEREVEIV
- a CDS encoding extracellular solute-binding protein, yielding MKKTLLLVAFLCFLIGLFGTELVFWTAPNPLQESFWKEVVTEWNQNNPEIQIKWSTIPAAGSSEEAILTSIASGRMPDICTNIFSGFAAQLIEADILVPLNSFPDFWELMEQRKMTSIVENWKFGSDYFVLPIYSNPIMMWWRSDILKELGYDKPPRTYSEIYEISEKYSLPYEKYGTLVVMGRNWYDRWYDFITYYYSASEGSPYLDVEKARALFNNDTGKEVVTFIDTMFRNNWTAVDLGSNPFYFGVVLGGIFGPWEINQARNLFPDVFDHITITPPPVPDDYPEDNPIFTFADTKGLVMFATTKHKEEAWSFIKWVYSDIEKDRKWMEVTNLPPAREDLLTNPIFQQYMEDNPKFAAYASHVAYAVPPALTTKTVEVQDILTTFLIEQIMYGKSSPFDALGDAATRIRRELF
- a CDS encoding carbohydrate ABC transporter permease: MKKLSTIILYIVLFATSIVWIYPYVWMLLSSFKPTNEIYGGFLPSQFTFENYKFILEAADKMERPFIQALGNSIFISVTVTLGVLVTSALVGFGLSRLSFKGRNAVFNFIIFQMIFPGFLFIVPLYVLIRNLGLIDTRTALILPSLVSAWGIFMFTQSFRAVPNEYLEAARMDGANDLWIITRVLVPLASSTVSIVGLFTFIGIWDNFMWPLIVVSDYTKMPLSVLLASFNMQYGSYLGPVLAGSVLQTMPMVVIFLVFRKYFLQGISMSLK